The Rhododendron vialii isolate Sample 1 chromosome 8a, ASM3025357v1 genome has a window encoding:
- the LOC131336392 gene encoding inactive protein kinase SELMODRAFT_444075-like has product MNRELKRGKVEDSDVKEKVLVAVKASKEIPKTALVWALTHVVHPGDCITLLVVIPSQSSGRKLWSFPRFAGDCASGHRRSNSGTSPEQKSDITDSFSQMILQLHDVYDPNKINVKIKVVSGSPSGAVASEAKRAQAAWVILDKKLKHEEKRCMEELQCNIVAMKHSHPKVLRLNLVGSPKKGAEAARLSQSDLNQSFEPQPRTENDAMNSIRGPTVTPSSSPELFTATEVGTSSVSSSDPGASPFFVSEINVKKVESFGTKETPDLDDSSSDTDSRTSSPFSSSLRFQKWMVEESSQRSNASRAQTSTTRACLEKFSRLDRETRFGLPNYRPDLDFNGSMREAVSLSRNAPLGPPPLCSICQHKAPVFGKPPRWFTYAELELATGGFSRANFLAEGGFGSVHRGVLSDGRTVAVKQHKLASSQGDQEFCSEVEVLSCAQHRNVVMLIGFCIEDRRRLLVYEYICNASLDSHLYGHRGDPLEWSARQKIAVGAARGLRYLHEECRVGCIVHRDMRPNNILITHDFEPLVGDFGLARWQPDGETGVETRVIGTLGYLAPEYAQSGQITEKADVYSFGVVLVELVTGRKAVDINRPKGQQCLSEWARPLLEEYAIDKLIDPRLANNYNEHEVYCMLHAASMCIQRDPQSRPRMSQVLRILEGDMVMDSSQMSTPRYDAGSQSGRIQREKQQQYQSYSSPLVAEALEGFSGKLSLDSPRLTPFWEREKPTRTTSSEDDL; this is encoded by the exons GTAGGAAATTATGGAGTTTCCCCAGATTTGCAGGAGATTGTGCCAGTGGCCACCGAAGATCTAATTCAGGAACTAGTCCAGAGCAGAAATCTGATATCACAGATTCCTTCTCCCAGATGATCCTTCAGCTCCATGATGTTTATGATCCTAACAAA ATAAATGTGAAGATAAAAGTTGTTTCTGGATCACCAAGTGGAGCAGTGGCGTCGGAGGCCAAGAGAGCTCAAGCTGCTTGGGTTATATTGGACAA AAAGCTCAAGCATGAAGAAAAGCGTTGTATGGAAGAGCTACAATGTAACATTGTCGCGATGAAGCACTCCCACCCAAAAGTTCTGCGGCTAAACTTGGTTGGGTCCCCGAAGAAGGGAGCTGAAGCAGCACGTCTATCTCAATCTGATCTAAATCAGTCATTTGAGCCACAACCCAGAACAGAGAATGACGCTATGAATTCCATTCGAGGGCCTACTGTGACGCCAAGTAGTAGTCCAGAGCTATTCACTGCAACTGAAGTTGGAACTTCATCAGTATCCAGCTCAGATCCTGGGGCCTCACCATTTTTCGTTTCTGAAATAAATGTCAAGAAAGTGGAATCATTTGGCACAAAAGAAACTCCCGATCTCGATGATTCAAGTTCTGATACAGACAGTAGAACCTCATCTCCATTCTCATCAAGTTTAAGGTTCCAAAAATGGATGGTGGAAGAAAGCTCACAACGATCAAATGCCAGTAGGGCTCAAACTTCCACAACAAGGGCTTGTTTGGAAAAATTCTCTAGACTTGATCGAGAAACTAGATTTGGATTGCCAAATTACAGACCGGACCTGGACTTCAATGGAAGTATGAGAGAAGCAGTTTCTCTGTCCAGAAATGCTCCTCTTGGGCCTCCTCCTTTGTGTTCCATATGCCAACATAAGGCACCTGTCTTTGGAAAACCCCCAAGGTGGTTCACGTATGCTGAGCTGGAGCTTGCAACTGGAGGATTTTCACGAGCTAATTTCTTGGCAGAAGGAGGGTTTGGATCTGTCCACAGAGGAGTCTTATCAGATGGTCGGACAGTTGCTGTCAAGCAACACAAATTGGCAAGTTCTCAGGGGGATCAAGAATTTTGCTCAGAAGTGGAAGTCCTAAGTTGTGCTCAGCATCGAAATGTTGTTATGTTGATTGGATTTTGTATTGAGGACAGGAGAAGGTTGCTGGTTTACGAGTACATATGTAATGCGTCGCTGGATTCTCATCTATATG GTCATCGCGGAGATCCATTAGAATGGTCTGCACGCCAAAAAATAGCTGTGGGAGCTGCTCGAGGGCTGCGGTATCTTCACGAAGAATGCAGAGTGGGTTGCATTGTCCACCGAGACATGCGGCCTAACAATATCCTCATCACCCATGATTTTGAACCACTG GTTGGAGACTTTGGCTTGGCCAGATGGCAACCTGATGGAGAAACAGGAGTCGAAACTAGGGTAATTGGAACTCTTGG GTATTTGGCTCCAGAGTATGCTCAAAGTGGCCAGATCACTGAGAAAGCTGATGTTTATTCATTTGGGGTGGTCTTGGTGGAGCTTGTTACTGGAAGAAAAGCTGTGGACATAAACCGGCCTAAGGGTCAGCAGTGCCTTAGTGAATGG GCACGTCCACTACTGGAAGAATATGCCATTGACAAACTGATTGATCCGCGGCTGGCAAACAACTATAACGAACACGAGGTCTATTGCATGTTACATGCAGCATCCATGTGCATTCAACGAGATCCTCAGTCTAGGCCTCGAATGTCACAG GTTCTCCGCATACTGGAGGGGGATATGGTTATGGACTCGAGTCAAATGTCGACACCTAGGTATGATGCCGGTAGTCAGAGTGGACGGATTCAGCGAGAAAAGCAACAACAATATCAAAGCTATAGCAGTCCATTGGTAGCCGAAGCTTTAGAAGGGTTCAGTGGGAAGCTCTCTCTCGATTCACCAAGGTTGACACCTTTCTGGGAAAGAGAGAAGCCCACCAGGACGACTTCGTCTGAGGACGACTTGTGA
- the LOC131297953 gene encoding uncharacterized protein LOC131297953 isoform X1, with protein sequence MAHQQAFDPYFLHQPDYGGINTLFVSGLPDDVKAREIHNLFRRRPGFDSCQLKYTGRGNQVVAFATFVNHQSALAALHSLNGVKFDPQTGSVLHIEMARSNSRRKRKPGSGAYVVIDNRNKAAGDAQESSGDDSGESEADEAPGDEGDLKISKSEAVDDPETAVPTENVKEKEQTEKTVDDVSQDTVDGVSRCSTLFIANLGPNCTDDELKQVLSPYSGFKAVKVRARGGMPVAFADFEGIEQATQVMDALQGSWLGSSDRGGMHIEYARSKMRKS encoded by the exons ATGGCTCACCAACAGGCGTTCGACCCTTACTTCCTCCACCAACCGGACTACGGCGGCATCAACACCCTCTTCGTCTCCGGCCTCCCCGACGACGTCAAGGCCCGCGAGATTCACAACCTCTTCCGCCGCCGTCCCGGTTTCGATTCTTGCCAGCTCAAGTACACCGGCCGCGGCAATCAg GTGGTTGCTTTTGCTACCTTTGTCAATCATCAATCAGCTTTGGCAGCTCTGCACTCATTAAAT GGCGTAAAATTTGACCCTCAGACTGGATCTGTCCTACATATTGAAATGGCCAGATCAAACTCAAGGAGAAAGCGCAAGCCAG GAAGTGGAGCCTATGTTGTTATTGACAACAGAAATAAAGCAGCGGGTGATGCCCAAGAATCCAGTGGTGATG ATTCAGGAGAGAGTGAAGCAGATGAAGCTCCTGGGGACGAGGGGGATTTAAAGATTTCAAAAAG TGAGGCAGTGGACGATCCTGAAACGGCTGTTCCGACTGAAAATGTGAAGGAAAAG GAGCAGACAGAAAAGACCGTTGATGATGTCTCACAAGATACTGTTGATGGTGTCTCACGATGTTCCACTTTGTTCATTGCAAATCTTGGTCCAAATTGCACTGATGATGAACTGAAGCAAGTCCTGTCTCC ATATTCTGGGTTTAAGGCGGTGAAGGTGCGTGCTAGAGGTGGAATGCCAGTTGCATTTGCTGATTTTGAG GGAATTGAACAAGCGACTCAAGTCATGGATGCTCTTCAAGGAAGCTGGTTAGGATCATCAGACCGGGGAGGGATGCACATCGA GTATGCAAGGTCTAAGATGAGAAAATCGTAG
- the LOC131297953 gene encoding uncharacterized protein LOC131297953 isoform X2: protein MAHQQAFDPYFLHQPDYGGINTLFVSGLPDDVKAREIHNLFRRRPGFDSCQLKYTGRGNQVVAFATFVNHQSALAALHSLNGVKFDPQTGSVLHIEMARSNSRRKRKPGSGAYVVIDNRNKAAGDAQESSGDDSGESEADEAPGDEGDLKISKSEAVDDPETAVPTENEQTEKTVDDVSQDTVDGVSRCSTLFIANLGPNCTDDELKQVLSPYSGFKAVKVRARGGMPVAFADFEGIEQATQVMDALQGSWLGSSDRGGMHIEYARSKMRKS from the exons ATGGCTCACCAACAGGCGTTCGACCCTTACTTCCTCCACCAACCGGACTACGGCGGCATCAACACCCTCTTCGTCTCCGGCCTCCCCGACGACGTCAAGGCCCGCGAGATTCACAACCTCTTCCGCCGCCGTCCCGGTTTCGATTCTTGCCAGCTCAAGTACACCGGCCGCGGCAATCAg GTGGTTGCTTTTGCTACCTTTGTCAATCATCAATCAGCTTTGGCAGCTCTGCACTCATTAAAT GGCGTAAAATTTGACCCTCAGACTGGATCTGTCCTACATATTGAAATGGCCAGATCAAACTCAAGGAGAAAGCGCAAGCCAG GAAGTGGAGCCTATGTTGTTATTGACAACAGAAATAAAGCAGCGGGTGATGCCCAAGAATCCAGTGGTGATG ATTCAGGAGAGAGTGAAGCAGATGAAGCTCCTGGGGACGAGGGGGATTTAAAGATTTCAAAAAG TGAGGCAGTGGACGATCCTGAAACGGCTGTTCCGACTGAAAAT GAGCAGACAGAAAAGACCGTTGATGATGTCTCACAAGATACTGTTGATGGTGTCTCACGATGTTCCACTTTGTTCATTGCAAATCTTGGTCCAAATTGCACTGATGATGAACTGAAGCAAGTCCTGTCTCC ATATTCTGGGTTTAAGGCGGTGAAGGTGCGTGCTAGAGGTGGAATGCCAGTTGCATTTGCTGATTTTGAG GGAATTGAACAAGCGACTCAAGTCATGGATGCTCTTCAAGGAAGCTGGTTAGGATCATCAGACCGGGGAGGGATGCACATCGA GTATGCAAGGTCTAAGATGAGAAAATCGTAG
- the LOC131335828 gene encoding PRA1 family protein F2-like encodes MTTTYGTIPTSSDPGGANLDYIARAKQQIKAGLGTRRPWREMFNLRSIALPSGPSRFKDALARIKTNLGYFRMNYAIIVLLIVFLSLLWHPISLIVFIVMMAVWLFLYFLRDEPLVVFRRTIGDRWVLIVLSVLTIVFLLLTRATANILVALAIGVVVVVVHAAFRRTDDLFLDEEAAGKAALFAGVASSSS; translated from the coding sequence ATGACGACGACGTACGGCACGATTCCGACGTCATCAGACCCAGGCGGCGCAAACCTAGACTACATCGCACGCGCCAAGCAACAAATAAAAGCCGGCCTCGGCACGCGACGACCGTGGCGGGAGATGTTCAACCTCCGATCCATCGCCCTGCCGAGCGGCCCGAGCCGTTTCAAAGACGCACTCGCACGGATCAAAACGAATCTAGGCTACTTCCGCATGAACTACGCCATAATCGTGCTCCTAATCGTGTTTTTAAGCCTCTTGTGGCACCCGATCTCTCTCATCGTCTTTATCGTCATGATGGCCGTGTGGCTGTTCCTGTACTTCCTCCGCGACGAGCCTCTGGTGGTCTTCAGGCGCACGATCGGCGACCGGTGGGTCCTGATCGTGCTGTCGGTGCTCACGATTGTTTTCCTGCTGTTGACGCGCGCGACGGCGAACATACTCGTGGCGCTGGCGATTGGGGTGGTGGTCGTGGTGGTTCACGCGGCTTTTAGGAGGACTGATGACTTGTTTTTGGACGAAGAGGCCGCCGGGAAAGCTGCTCTGTTCGCAGGTGTTGCTTCGTCGTCGTCGTAG